A section of the Streptomyces sp. NBC_00178 genome encodes:
- a CDS encoding STAS domain-containing protein, translated as MHIRGDHAELVVGGRLDVRSAADARTVLHSAVDDGAGDLVLNLTELDSWDATGLGVIMGAHRRAGRAGRRLVLRGVPPQMQRLLVATRLHRILAIEGGIAADSLPRV; from the coding sequence ATGCACATCAGGGGCGACCACGCCGAGTTGGTCGTCGGGGGCCGCCTCGACGTCCGAAGCGCGGCGGACGCCCGTACGGTCCTGCACTCCGCCGTCGACGACGGCGCCGGCGATCTCGTGCTGAACCTCACCGAGCTGGACTCGTGGGACGCCACAGGACTGGGCGTCATCATGGGTGCGCACCGCAGAGCCGGGAGGGCGGGCCGGCGGCTCGTACTGCGCGGCGTACCGCCGCAGATGCAGCGCCTGCTGGTCGCGACGAGGCTGCACAGGATCCTGGCCATCGAGGGCGGAATCGCGGCGGATTCCCTGCCACGCGTATAG
- a CDS encoding LLM class flavin-dependent oxidoreductase, translating into MRVGTFVLAAQFPGQGQGEALHRAVRSAEVAEESGLDSVWLAEHHFVPYGVCPSATTLAALLLGRTRRIRVGTAVSVLPNQHPVMLGEQAALLHLTSGGRFTLGVGRGGPWVDLEVFGGGLDAYERGFPEALGLLLDWLDKPRVAGGGERFGFREVAVVPRADELLGDGPPGPEVIVACTSPKSVKLAAGKGLPMLLGMHCGDEEKADMVALWRTAARDAGQPPEVVERVEHVSAGVAQIADRTTDAVETLVKAMPGWLRQGLDAHVTVDGRHRVMRDPVAYTEFLCGLHPVGPPGFAADRLAATTERTGITRFALMVEGSGDLAATETNVQRLGTEVLPLLK; encoded by the coding sequence ATGCGCGTAGGAACGTTCGTACTGGCAGCACAGTTTCCGGGTCAGGGACAGGGCGAGGCCCTGCACCGGGCAGTCCGGTCCGCGGAGGTCGCGGAGGAGTCCGGGCTCGATTCCGTCTGGCTGGCAGAACATCATTTCGTGCCGTACGGGGTGTGCCCGTCCGCCACGACACTGGCCGCCCTGCTGCTCGGCCGCACCCGCAGGATCCGCGTGGGCACAGCCGTGAGCGTGCTGCCCAACCAGCACCCGGTGATGCTCGGCGAGCAGGCGGCGCTGCTGCACCTGACCAGCGGCGGCCGCTTCACCCTCGGGGTGGGGCGCGGCGGTCCGTGGGTCGACCTGGAGGTGTTCGGAGGCGGCCTCGACGCGTACGAGCGCGGCTTCCCCGAGGCACTGGGGCTGCTGCTCGACTGGCTGGACAAGCCGCGCGTCGCGGGTGGCGGCGAGCGCTTCGGCTTCCGCGAGGTGGCCGTGGTCCCCCGCGCCGACGAGCTCCTGGGGGACGGTCCGCCGGGCCCCGAGGTGATCGTCGCGTGCACCTCGCCGAAAAGCGTGAAACTCGCCGCTGGAAAGGGTTTGCCGATGCTCCTCGGGATGCATTGCGGCGACGAGGAGAAGGCGGACATGGTCGCGCTGTGGCGGACGGCCGCCCGGGACGCGGGGCAGCCGCCGGAGGTCGTGGAGCGGGTGGAACACGTGTCCGCAGGGGTGGCCCAGATCGCCGACCGTACGACCGACGCGGTGGAGACGCTCGTGAAGGCGATGCCGGGGTGGCTGCGCCAGGGGCTCGACGCCCATGTGACGGTCGACGGCCGGCACCGGGTGATGCGCGACCCCGTGGCGTACACGGAGTTCCTGTGCGGGCTGCACCCGGTGGGACCGCCCGGGTTCGCCGCCGACCGCCTCGCGGCCACGACGGAGCGCACGGGCATCACCCGCTTCGCCCTCATGGTGGAGGGATCGGGCGACCTCGCGGCGACGGAGACCAATGTGCAGCGGCTGGGCACGGAGGTGCTGCCGCTGCTGAAGTGA
- the nucS gene encoding endonuclease NucS has protein sequence MRLVIARCSVDYAGRLTAHLPSAPRLILVKADGSVSIHADDRAYKPLNWMSPPCTLKEGADDSEGVWTVVNKAGEKLIITMEEILHDSSHELGVDPGLIKDGVEAHLQELLADRIETIGEGYTLIRREYPTAIGPVDILCRDADGATVAVELKRRGDIDGVEQLTRYLELLNRDPHLAPVRGVFAAQEIKPQARVLATDRGIGCLVLDYDAMRGIEDDKLRLF, from the coding sequence ATGCGTCTCGTCATCGCCCGTTGCTCCGTCGACTACGCGGGCCGGCTCACCGCCCACCTGCCCTCCGCCCCCCGTCTGATCCTGGTGAAGGCGGACGGCAGCGTCTCGATCCACGCCGACGACCGGGCGTACAAACCGCTCAACTGGATGTCGCCGCCCTGCACACTGAAGGAGGGCGCCGACGACAGCGAGGGCGTCTGGACCGTGGTGAACAAGGCGGGCGAAAAACTGATCATCACTATGGAGGAAATCCTCCATGACTCGTCCCATGAGCTGGGCGTCGATCCAGGTCTCATCAAGGACGGTGTGGAGGCGCACCTCCAGGAGCTGCTCGCCGACCGCATCGAGACGATCGGCGAGGGGTACACCCTGATCCGCCGTGAGTACCCGACGGCCATCGGGCCGGTCGACATCCTGTGCCGGGACGCGGACGGTGCGACGGTGGCCGTGGAGCTGAAGCGGCGGGGTGACATCGACGGCGTGGAGCAGCTGACCCGCTATCTGGAGCTGCTCAACCGCGATCCCCATCTGGCCCCGGTGCGCGGCGTGTTCGCCGCCCAGGAGATCAAGCCGCAGGCGCGGGTGCTGGCGACCGACCGCGGTATCGGGTGCCTGGTCCTGGACTACGACGCGATGCGCGGCATCGAGGACGACAAGCTGCGGCTGTTCTGA
- a CDS encoding F0F1 ATP synthase subunit epsilon: MAAELHVELVAADRSVWSGEATLVVARTTSGDIGVMPGHQPLLGVLESGPVTIRTSDGGTVVAAVHGGFISFADDKLSLLAEIAELADEIDVQRAERALERAKSDTDAGAERRADVRLRAVAAH, from the coding sequence TTGGCTGCTGAGCTGCATGTCGAGCTGGTCGCCGCGGACCGTAGTGTCTGGTCCGGCGAGGCCACCCTCGTTGTCGCACGTACCACGTCCGGCGACATCGGCGTCATGCCCGGTCACCAGCCGCTCCTGGGTGTGCTGGAATCGGGCCCCGTCACGATCCGTACGAGCGACGGCGGGACCGTGGTGGCCGCTGTGCACGGCGGTTTCATCTCGTTCGCGGACGACAAGCTCTCGCTGCTCGCGGAGATCGCGGAGCTTGCGGACGAGATCGACGTCCAGCGTGCCGAGCGTGCGCTGGAGCGTGCGAAGTCCGACACGGACGCGGGCGCCGAGCGCCGCGCGGACGTGCGACTGCGTGCGGTGGCGGCGCACTGA
- a CDS encoding 3-hydroxyacyl-CoA dehydrogenase family protein has product MARKLAVIGAGLMGSGIAQVSAQAGWDVVLRDVTDEALARGRGGIEASYGKFVSKGKLEAADAEAALARITTTTDLDAVADADVVVEAVFEKLEVKHEIFRTLDKVVREDAVLASNTSAIPITKIAAVTERPERVVGVHFFSPVPMMQLCELVRGYKTSDETLATAREFAESVGKTCIVVNRDVAGFVTTRLISALVVEAARLYESGVASAEDIDTACKLGFGHAMGPLATADMTGVDILLHATGNIYTESQDEKFAAPELMRRMVDAGDIGRKSGQGFYTY; this is encoded by the coding sequence GTGGCCAGGAAGCTCGCCGTCATCGGGGCCGGACTCATGGGGTCCGGTATCGCGCAGGTCTCCGCCCAGGCGGGCTGGGACGTCGTGCTGCGTGACGTCACCGACGAGGCACTGGCCCGCGGACGCGGCGGTATCGAGGCGAGCTACGGCAAGTTCGTCTCCAAGGGCAAGCTGGAGGCCGCCGACGCCGAGGCCGCGCTCGCCCGGATCACCACGACCACCGACCTCGACGCCGTGGCCGACGCGGACGTCGTCGTGGAGGCCGTGTTCGAGAAGCTCGAGGTGAAGCACGAGATCTTCCGCACCCTCGACAAGGTCGTCCGTGAGGACGCCGTCCTCGCCTCCAACACGTCCGCCATCCCGATCACCAAGATCGCCGCGGTCACGGAGCGCCCGGAGCGCGTCGTGGGTGTGCACTTCTTCTCGCCGGTCCCGATGATGCAGCTCTGCGAGCTGGTGCGCGGCTACAAGACCAGCGACGAAACCCTCGCCACCGCACGGGAGTTCGCCGAGTCCGTCGGCAAGACGTGCATCGTCGTCAACCGCGACGTCGCGGGTTTCGTCACCACCCGGCTGATCTCGGCGCTCGTCGTCGAGGCGGCCAGGCTCTACGAGTCGGGCGTCGCCTCGGCCGAGGACATCGACACCGCGTGCAAGCTCGGCTTCGGTCACGCCATGGGCCCCCTCGCCACGGCCGACATGACCGGCGTCGACATCCTCCTGCACGCCACCGGCAACATCTACACCGAGTCGCAGGACGAGAAGTTCGCCGCCCCGGAGCTGATGCGCCGGATGGTCGACGCAGGTGACATCGGCCGCAAGAGCGGGCAGGGCTTCTACACCTACTGA
- a CDS encoding cob(I)yrinic acid a,c-diamide adenosyltransferase — protein MVNLTRIYTRTGDKGTTALGDMSRTAKTDLRISAYADANEANAVIGTAVALGNLSEDVVKVLVRVQNDLFDVGADLSTPVVQDPEYPPLRVEQSYVDKLEADCDRFLEDLEKLRSFILPGGTPGAALLHQACTVVRRAERSTWAALEVHGEVMNALTATYLNRLSDLLFILARTANKEVGDVLWVPGGER, from the coding sequence ATGGTCAATCTGACGCGCATCTACACCCGTACCGGCGACAAGGGCACCACCGCCCTCGGCGACATGAGCCGGACCGCCAAGACCGATCTGCGGATCTCGGCCTACGCCGACGCCAACGAGGCCAACGCCGTCATCGGTACGGCCGTGGCGCTCGGCAACCTCTCCGAGGACGTCGTGAAGGTCCTCGTCCGCGTCCAGAACGACCTGTTCGACGTGGGCGCGGACCTCTCCACGCCGGTGGTCCAGGACCCGGAGTACCCGCCGCTGCGGGTCGAGCAGTCCTACGTCGACAAGCTGGAGGCGGACTGCGACCGCTTCCTGGAGGACCTGGAGAAGCTGCGGAGCTTCATCCTTCCGGGGGGTACCCCGGGGGCGGCGCTGCTGCACCAGGCCTGCACGGTCGTCCGGCGCGCCGAGCGGTCCACCTGGGCGGCGCTGGAGGTGCACGGTGAGGTGATGAACGCCTTGACGGCTACCTACCTGAACCGGCTCTCCGACCTGCTCTTCATCCTCGCCAGGACGGCGAACAAGGAGGTCGGGGACGTGCTGTGGGTGCCGGGTGGCGAACGCTGA
- a CDS encoding ATP-binding protein: MDPTNRGPEEYGHDRSGDDATPRRQSRDPLTPDFGHQTPQQSRAVQLISGDLLLTVNPVDGSEIEACRPGQRPEAPERHTAEQRAERERAAAPPVPAGPPGPQLPLLERQEDRERLVRHLGRGRSVRLTGPAGSGRTALLDAVAADCADLAPDGVVRLSGWKRTSTDLLHALFEAVYRAPLHRPDREGLLALVQGIGAVVVVDDLEIGGAPLQELLDATPECAFLLGASPDVPAPTPDSNLEEVVLDGLGRSASIELLQRVVERELTEVEANWAGDLWFESEGLPLRFVQAGALLRQRDDLRAGHDASDTYDDDPADPPAFGTAPSADAPLPSLGEGAAPAALLASRLSEAARETLRFAVALGGEVPHQAHLPALVGDTHADAALGELHRCGLLSPAGPRYRLAAGVTAQLEASGYGETADAHARSAAQHYTWWSGHPSVTPERAAAEADALLASLSRLVLGDQAGQASAAVLLARSAAPAFAAGMQWGSWEKALRSGQEAARIAGEVAEEAYFHHELGVLALCTGHLDRARAELEASIGMRGALADKSGAVAGRRALALVADRAGDPLPAERTLPGDELAVARDERTSPPGGIPAAKPLFPRVTDTSAMLITHQEPRRPAKGGARLGVLRGARRNLVAVGAGALLAAVLGTVVTLGATSGSEDPEGRNVTTEQSADEDDGENGLPADEPAADPAPEDGTPGDGPASPGPSGTAGPSASATPSPGASSPGASSGTPSSGSPTGRPTHGTPTPTKKPTKPPATTPGQTGTPTETPTETGTPTPTPSESETTTDPTMSDSASGPAETVTASTTQETTGSPTTA, encoded by the coding sequence ATGGACCCGACGAACCGTGGACCGGAAGAGTACGGCCATGACCGGTCCGGTGACGACGCGACGCCGCGACGCCAGTCCCGCGATCCGCTGACGCCCGACTTCGGGCACCAGACGCCGCAGCAGTCCCGCGCGGTGCAGTTGATATCGGGCGACCTCCTGCTCACCGTCAACCCGGTCGACGGCAGCGAGATTGAGGCGTGCCGGCCGGGACAGCGGCCCGAGGCCCCCGAGCGGCACACCGCCGAACAGCGCGCGGAGCGGGAGCGCGCTGCGGCGCCGCCCGTCCCCGCGGGGCCGCCCGGGCCCCAGTTGCCCCTCCTGGAGCGTCAGGAGGACCGTGAGCGCCTCGTACGCCACCTCGGGCGCGGACGCTCCGTGCGCCTCACCGGACCGGCAGGGTCCGGGCGCACGGCCCTCCTCGACGCCGTCGCGGCCGACTGCGCGGATCTGGCCCCCGACGGGGTCGTCAGGCTCTCCGGCTGGAAGCGGACCTCGACGGACCTGCTCCACGCGCTCTTCGAGGCCGTCTACCGGGCCCCCCTGCACCGGCCCGACCGGGAAGGGCTCCTCGCGCTCGTCCAGGGCATCGGGGCCGTCGTCGTCGTCGACGACCTCGAGATCGGCGGCGCCCCCCTGCAGGAACTGCTCGACGCGACGCCCGAATGCGCGTTCCTCCTCGGCGCGTCCCCCGACGTGCCCGCGCCCACCCCCGACTCGAACCTCGAAGAGGTCGTCCTCGACGGCCTCGGCCGCAGCGCGTCGATCGAACTCCTCCAGCGCGTCGTGGAGCGCGAACTCACCGAGGTGGAGGCGAACTGGGCGGGCGACCTCTGGTTCGAGTCCGAAGGGCTGCCCCTGCGATTCGTCCAGGCCGGCGCCCTCCTGCGCCAGCGCGACGACCTGCGGGCCGGGCATGACGCCTCCGACACCTACGACGACGATCCGGCCGACCCGCCGGCCTTCGGCACGGCCCCGTCGGCCGACGCGCCCCTGCCCAGCCTCGGCGAGGGAGCGGCGCCCGCGGCGCTGCTCGCCTCCCGGCTGAGCGAGGCCGCCCGCGAGACCCTGCGCTTCGCCGTCGCCCTGGGCGGTGAGGTGCCGCACCAGGCGCACCTGCCCGCCCTCGTGGGCGACACCCACGCCGATGCCGCTCTGGGCGAACTGCACCGCTGCGGGCTGCTCTCCCCGGCAGGCCCCCGCTACCGCCTGGCCGCCGGGGTGACGGCCCAGCTGGAGGCGAGCGGATACGGCGAGACCGCCGACGCCCACGCCCGCAGCGCCGCCCAGCACTACACCTGGTGGTCCGGTCACCCCTCCGTCACCCCCGAACGGGCCGCCGCCGAGGCCGACGCCCTCCTCGCCTCGCTGTCCCGCCTCGTCCTGGGCGACCAGGCGGGACAGGCCAGCGCGGCCGTCCTGCTGGCCCGCAGCGCCGCGCCGGCCTTCGCCGCCGGTATGCAGTGGGGCTCCTGGGAGAAGGCGCTCAGGTCAGGCCAGGAGGCCGCCCGGATCGCCGGCGAGGTGGCCGAAGAGGCTTACTTCCACCACGAGTTGGGAGTCCTCGCGCTTTGCACAGGGCACCTCGACCGCGCCCGTGCCGAGTTGGAGGCGTCCATCGGGATGCGAGGAGCGCTCGCCGACAAGTCCGGTGCGGTGGCGGGGCGGCGCGCACTCGCCCTCGTCGCCGACCGGGCCGGAGATCCGCTCCCCGCCGAACGCACCCTGCCGGGCGACGAGTTGGCCGTAGCGCGCGACGAGCGGACGTCGCCGCCCGGCGGCATCCCCGCGGCCAAGCCGCTCTTCCCCCGCGTCACGGACACCTCGGCGATGCTGATCACGCATCAGGAGCCCCGGCGCCCCGCGAAGGGCGGCGCCCGCCTGGGCGTGCTCCGCGGTGCGCGGCGCAACCTCGTCGCGGTCGGCGCGGGCGCGCTGCTCGCGGCGGTGCTCGGCACCGTCGTGACCCTGGGCGCGACCTCGGGCAGCGAGGACCCGGAGGGGCGGAACGTCACGACCGAGCAGTCGGCGGACGAGGACGACGGCGAGAACGGTCTCCCCGCGGACGAGCCCGCCGCCGACCCGGCGCCCGAGGACGGCACGCCCGGCGACGGCCCCGCCTCACCGGGCCCGTCCGGCACGGCCGGCCCGTCGGCGAGCGCCACCCCGTCGCCGGGCGCCTCGAGCCCCGGTGCGAGCTCCGGCACCCCGTCGAGCGGCAGCCCGACCGGACGGCCCACGCACGGCACCCCGACGCCGACGAAGAAGCCCACGAAGCCGCCGGCCACGACGCCCGGCCAGACCGGGACCCCGACGGAGACCCCCACCGAGACCGGGACGCCGACGCCCACCCCGTCGGAGTCGGAGACGACCACGGACCCGACCATGTCCGACTCCGCGAGCGGCCCGGCCGAGACGGTCACCGCGTCGACCACGCAGGAGACGACCGGTTCGCCGACGACGGCTTGA
- the atpD gene encoding F0F1 ATP synthase subunit beta, translating into MTTTVETAAATGRVARVIGPVVDVEFPVDAMPEIYNALHIEVDDPAEAGARKTLTLEVAQHLGDGMVRAISMQPTDGVVRQSPVTDTGAGITVPVGDITKGKVFNTLGQILNEPEAEAQITERWPIHRKAPAFDQLESKTEMFETGLKVVDLLTPYVKGGKIGLFGGAGVGKTVLIQEMIMRVAKLHDGVSVFAGVGERTREGNDLIDEMTDSGVLEKTALVFGQMDEPPGTRLRVALSALTMAEYFRDVQKQDVLLFIDNIFRFTQAGSEVSTLLGRMPSAVGYQPTLADEMGVLQERITSTRGHSITSMQAIYVPADDLTDPAPATTFAHLDATTVLSRPISEKGIYPAVDPLDSTSRILDPRYIAQDHYDTASRVKGILQKYKDLQDIIAILGIDELGEEDKLVVHRARRVERFLSQNTHAAKQFTGLDGSDVPLDESIAAFNAICDGEYDHFPEQAFFMCGGIEDLKANAKELGVS; encoded by the coding sequence ATGACGACGACAGTTGAGACGGCCGCTGCCACGGGCCGCGTCGCCCGGGTCATCGGCCCGGTCGTCGACGTGGAGTTCCCCGTCGACGCCATGCCGGAGATCTACAACGCCCTGCACATCGAGGTCGACGACCCGGCCGAGGCCGGCGCTCGTAAGACGCTGACCCTCGAGGTCGCCCAGCACCTGGGTGACGGCATGGTCCGCGCGATCTCGATGCAGCCCACCGACGGTGTGGTCCGCCAGTCGCCGGTGACCGACACGGGTGCGGGCATCACCGTCCCCGTCGGTGACATCACCAAGGGCAAGGTGTTCAACACCCTCGGTCAGATCCTGAACGAGCCGGAGGCCGAGGCGCAGATCACCGAGCGCTGGCCGATCCACCGCAAGGCCCCGGCCTTCGACCAGCTCGAGTCCAAGACCGAGATGTTCGAGACCGGCCTGAAGGTCGTCGACCTGCTGACCCCGTACGTCAAGGGCGGCAAGATCGGTCTGTTCGGTGGTGCGGGCGTCGGCAAGACGGTCCTCATCCAGGAAATGATCATGCGTGTGGCGAAGCTGCACGACGGTGTGTCGGTGTTCGCCGGTGTCGGCGAGCGCACCCGTGAGGGCAACGACCTCATCGACGAGATGACCGACTCGGGCGTCCTGGAGAAGACCGCACTGGTCTTCGGCCAGATGGACGAGCCGCCGGGCACCCGTCTGCGGGTCGCGCTGTCCGCCCTGACCATGGCGGAGTACTTCCGCGATGTGCAGAAGCAGGACGTGCTGCTCTTCATCGACAACATCTTCCGCTTCACGCAGGCCGGTTCCGAGGTCTCCACGCTGCTCGGCCGCATGCCGTCCGCGGTGGGCTACCAGCCGACCCTGGCCGACGAGATGGGTGTGCTCCAGGAGCGCATCACCTCGACGCGTGGTCACTCGATCACCTCGATGCAGGCGATCTACGTCCCCGCGGACGACCTGACCGACCCGGCCCCGGCCACCACGTTCGCCCACCTCGACGCGACGACGGTTCTCTCCCGTCCGATCTCCGAGAAGGGCATCTACCCGGCCGTGGACCCGCTGGACTCGACGTCCCGCATCCTGGACCCGCGCTACATCGCGCAGGACCACTACGACACGGCCAGCCGCGTCAAGGGGATCCTGCAGAAGTACAAGGACCTCCAGGACATCATCGCGATCCTCGGTATCGACGAGCTGGGCGAGGAGGACAAGCTCGTCGTCCACCGTGCCCGTCGCGTCGAGCGCTTCCTGTCGCAGAACACCCACGCCGCCAAGCAGTTCACCGGCCTGGACGGTTCGGACGTCCCGCTCGACGAGTCGATCGCCGCGTTCAACGCGATCTGTGACGGGGAGTACGACCACTTCCCCGAGCAGGCGTTCTTCATGTGCGGTGGCATCGAGGACCTGAAGGCCAACGCCAAGGAGCTCGGCGTCTCCTGA
- a CDS encoding glycoside hydrolase family 18 chitinase produces MSTDNPLRGSRLRWRRGAGTGTRSKAVAGLTALLLPLAAMVGLASPAEAATSATATYVKKSDWGTGFEGQWTVKNTGTTALSSWTIEWDFPSGTAVGSAWDATVTSSGTHWTAKNLGWNGSVAPGASVSFGFNGTGSGSPAGCKLNGASCDGGSVPGDNAPSKPGTPTASNVTDTSAKISWTAATDDKGIKNYDVLRDGAKVATVTTTTYTDTGLTKGTDYSYTVQARDAADQTGPVSSAVAVRTTGTTDPGNPGGGDKINLGYFTEWGVYGRNYHVKNLVTSGSAAKITHINYAFGNVQNGKCTIGDSYADYDKAYTADQAVDGVADTWDQPLRGNFNQLRKLKAKYPHIKVLWSFGGWTWSGGFPQAAQNPAAFAQSCYDLVEDPRWADVFDGIDIDWEYPNACGLTCDTSGPAALKNVASALRAKFGTGNLVTAAITADGSTGGKIDAADYAGAAQSMNWYNVMTYDFFGAFAPKGPTAPHSPLTSYSGIPQEGFNSAAAIAKLKAQGVPASKLLLGIGFYGRGWTGVTQSAPGGTATGAAPGTYEAGNEDYKVLKNTCPATGTIAGTAYAHCGTNWWSYDTPATIGTKMAWANSQGLGGAFFWEFSGDTANGELVTAMDNGLN; encoded by the coding sequence TTGAGCACTGACAACCCCCTACGCGGATCACGACTCAGATGGAGGCGAGGAGCCGGCACGGGCACCCGCTCCAAGGCGGTCGCGGGCCTCACCGCCCTGCTGCTGCCGCTCGCCGCGATGGTCGGTCTGGCCTCCCCCGCCGAGGCCGCCACCTCCGCGACGGCGACCTACGTCAAGAAGTCCGACTGGGGCACCGGTTTCGAGGGCCAGTGGACGGTGAAGAACACCGGCACCACCGCCCTGTCCTCCTGGACGATCGAGTGGGACTTCCCCTCCGGCACCGCGGTCGGCTCCGCCTGGGACGCCACCGTCACCAGCTCCGGAACCCACTGGACGGCGAAGAACCTCGGCTGGAACGGCTCCGTCGCCCCGGGTGCCAGCGTCAGCTTCGGCTTCAACGGCACCGGCAGCGGCTCCCCGGCCGGCTGCAAGCTGAACGGCGCCTCCTGTGACGGCGGCAGCGTCCCCGGCGACAACGCCCCGTCCAAGCCCGGCACCCCGACCGCGAGCAACGTGACGGACACCTCGGCGAAGATCAGCTGGACCGCCGCCACGGACGACAAGGGCATCAAGAACTACGACGTCCTGCGCGACGGCGCCAAGGTGGCGACCGTCACCACGACGACGTACACCGACACCGGCCTCACCAAGGGCACCGACTACTCCTACACGGTGCAGGCCCGCGACGCCGCCGACCAGACCGGTCCGGTCAGCTCCGCGGTCGCCGTCCGCACCACCGGGACCACCGACCCGGGCAACCCCGGCGGGGGCGACAAGATCAACCTGGGGTACTTCACCGAGTGGGGTGTCTACGGGCGCAACTACCACGTCAAGAACCTCGTGACCTCCGGCTCCGCCGCGAAGATCACCCACATCAACTACGCCTTCGGCAACGTCCAGAACGGCAAGTGCACCATCGGTGACTCCTACGCCGACTACGACAAGGCCTACACCGCCGACCAGGCGGTCGACGGCGTCGCCGACACCTGGGACCAGCCGCTGCGCGGCAACTTCAACCAGCTGCGCAAGCTCAAGGCCAAGTACCCGCACATCAAGGTCCTCTGGTCCTTCGGTGGCTGGACCTGGTCCGGCGGCTTCCCGCAGGCCGCCCAGAACCCGGCCGCCTTCGCCCAGTCCTGCTACGACCTGGTCGAGGACCCCCGCTGGGCCGACGTCTTCGACGGCATCGACATCGACTGGGAGTACCCCAACGCCTGCGGTCTCACCTGTGACACCAGCGGTCCGGCGGCCCTGAAGAACGTCGCCTCCGCGCTGCGGGCGAAGTTCGGCACCGGCAACCTGGTCACCGCGGCGATCACCGCGGACGGTTCGACGGGCGGCAAGATCGACGCGGCCGACTACGCCGGCGCCGCGCAGTCCATGAACTGGTACAACGTGATGACGTACGACTTCTTCGGCGCCTTCGCACCCAAGGGCCCGACGGCCCCGCACTCGCCGCTGACCTCGTACTCCGGCATCCCGCAGGAGGGCTTCAACTCCGCCGCCGCGATCGCCAAGCTGAAGGCCCAGGGCGTCCCGGCGTCGAAGCTCCTGCTCGGCATCGGCTTCTACGGCCGCGGCTGGACCGGCGTCACCCAGTCCGCCCCCGGCGGCACGGCGACCGGCGCGGCCCCGGGCACCTACGAGGCGGGCAACGAGGACTACAAGGTCCTCAAGAACACCTGCCCCGCCACCGGCACCATCGCCGGCACGGCCTACGCCCACTGCGGCACCAACTGGTGGAGCTACGACACCCCGGCCACCATCGGCACGAAGATGGCCTGGGCGAACAGCCAGGGTCTGGGCGGGGCGTTCTTCTGGGAGTTCAGCGGTGACACCGCGAACGGCGAGCTCGTGACCGCGATGGACAACGGCCTCAACTAA
- a CDS encoding SCO5389 family protein produces MSLDVSPALLEQAERGEVDEADFVDCVRTSLPYAWEMISSLVAQLKVDGGEFADNQTPPPDEQARGQLLRALASDAIRGALQRHFGVRLAFQNCHRIAVFPLDASVDERLARFTSVRGQLLNQSPELRDC; encoded by the coding sequence ATGTCGCTCGACGTCTCACCGGCGCTGTTGGAACAGGCCGAGCGAGGCGAGGTCGACGAAGCCGACTTCGTCGACTGCGTCCGGACCTCCCTGCCTTACGCATGGGAGATGATCAGCTCCCTGGTGGCACAGCTGAAGGTCGACGGCGGAGAGTTCGCCGACAACCAGACGCCCCCGCCGGACGAGCAGGCACGTGGTCAGCTGCTGCGTGCGCTCGCGAGTGATGCGATACGCGGCGCACTGCAGCGGCACTTCGGAGTGCGTCTGGCATTCCAGAACTGCCACCGCATAGCCGTATTCCCGCTGGACGCCTCGGTCGACGAGCGTCTGGCCCGCTTCACCTCGGTGAGGGGCCAGCTGCTCAACCAGTCGCCCGAGCTGCGGGACTGCTGA
- a CDS encoding DUF2550 domain-containing protein: MVLALWVCGLVVVLVAVGLFVFGLRRRLIQRSGGTFDCSLRWDISEEPDPSGKGWVYGVARYSGDRVDWFRVFSYSPRPRRGLERSAIEVVARRLPEGEEELALLSDSVVLGCLHRGTRLELAMSEDALTGFLAWLEAAPPGQRVNVA; the protein is encoded by the coding sequence GTGGTCCTCGCGTTGTGGGTGTGTGGCCTGGTGGTCGTACTGGTCGCGGTGGGTCTGTTCGTCTTCGGTCTGCGCAGGCGGCTGATCCAGCGGTCCGGCGGCACCTTCGACTGCAGTCTGCGCTGGGACATCTCGGAGGAGCCCGATCCGTCCGGCAAGGGCTGGGTGTACGGCGTCGCCCGCTACAGCGGTGACCGCGTCGACTGGTTCCGCGTCTTCTCGTACTCCCCCCGTCCGCGCCGCGGGCTGGAGCGGTCCGCCATCGAGGTGGTCGCGCGCCGGCTGCCCGAGGGCGAGGAGGAGCTGGCGCTCCTGTCCGATTCCGTCGTGCTCGGCTGTCTCCACCGGGGGACACGCCTGGAGCTGGCGATGAGTGAGGACGCCCTGACCGGCTTCCTCGCCTGGCTGGAGGCGGCTCCGCCCGGCCAGCGGGTCAATGTGGCTTGA